The window GGGAGCGGACTTCAAGATCCTCGCCTCGCCCTGGACCGCTCCGCCTTGGATGAAGGACAATGGCGCCTATTTTGGCGGCAGCCTTTTACCGGAATATCGCGAGGTCTACGTGAACTATCTTTCCAAGTACCTCGATGCCTACGCGGCGGAAGGCGTGCCTATCTGGGGGCTCACTCCGGTCAACGAGCCGGAAGGCAACAACGCGAACTGGGAGAGCATGCATTTCAGCCCCGAGCAGATGCGCGATTTCATCGCGAACCACCTAGGGCCCGTTTTTCGTAGTGAGAATCGCGATACGAAGATTTTCGTTTTCGACCAGAATCGCGACCACATGGAGGAATGGGCCAAGGTGGTCTACGCGGACGATGCGGTCCGCTCCTTCGTGGATGGAATGGCGGTGCATTGGTACAGCAGCACGGTGGACGTGTGCGCGGAGGCCTTGGACGCGGTGCACCATGCCTATCCGGATATGCAGATCATGCACACCGAAGGCTGCATCGACGCTCTCGGCGATGACGAGCCGATGTGGAGCTGGCTGGAGGCGGATTGGTACTGGCGCGAGGAAGCGACCGATTGGGGCGTTTTTTGGGCCCCAGAAGAGCAGAAGGTTGACCATCCTCCCTATTCGCCCGTGTATCGATATGCTGGTGACATCATCGGCGGACTGAATCATTGGATGACTGGATGGATCGACTGGAACATGGTTTTGGATACGCGAGGCGGGCCGAATCACGTGAAGAACTTTTGCGGGGCCCCGGTGTTGATCGATCGCGAAAAGGGCGAGGCCTTCTACACGCCGCTCTATTATGTCATGTGCCACTTCAGCCGTTTCATCCGTCCTGATGCGGTGCGCATCGGCATTGAGGGAGCGGAGGGCGACATCGAAGGAACGGCGGTTCGCAACGTCGATGGCTCCATCGTGGCGGTGCTTCTGAATCGCGGGCTTGAGGAACAAGCCTATCGATTGGTGTGCGGCGATCGGGAGGTGACTTTGCTCATGCCGCCTCAGTCGCTGCAGACGGTGGCGCTGCGCTAGAGCGTTTCTCGTCCATGTAGGCGCGTTTGTAGTTGGGTTTCCTGAGCGGCGTGTCCGGACGGGCACGCCCTGCCTCTGCGTCTAGCCAAGCGAAAAGCGCGTTGGCTTCGAACCTTGGGCCGACGTCTTTGAAGGTGAGCTTGCAATCGCCTTCGGAGAAATCGGCCCACTTTATTTCAACGCGTCGACGCCAGCTTTGAGACGTCGCAGGCCTTCTTCCAATGTGGAGCGTGGACAGCCGAAGTTGAGGCGCACGTGTTTCTTGCTGTCGAAGAAGGCTCCGTCGCTCAGGCCGATGCCGTGGCTTTCGAAGTGTCCTACCGGGTCGCTCAGCTCGAGTCTGGAGACGTCCATCCAGCTCAGGTAGGTGGCTTCGTGCTGGTAGAGCCCGATGTCTGGTATCTCCCGTTTGACGAAGTCGTGTATGAAGTCGCGATTTCCCGCCAGGTAGCGCTGCAGCTGGTCTCTCCAGTCGCCCGCGTAGCGATAGGCCGCCTCGCAAGCGGTGTAGCCGAGATTGTTGACTTCCGCCACGATGCCGCGGGCGGCCATGGTGAAGCGCTGGCGTAGCTCCTTGTCGGGGATGATGGCGATGGAGCAGCCGAGCCCCGCCAGATTGTAGGTCTTGCTGGGAGCGATGAACGTGAAAATCCGCTCGGCGGCCTTCTCCGAAACGGTGGCCAAGGGGATGTGTTTCCGTCCGTCAAGCAGGAGCTCGCAGTGGATTTCGTCGGAGCAGCACAGCAGGTCGTGCCGCTCGCAGAATTCGACCACCTTCTCCAGCTCCTGGCGCTCGAACACCCGGGCGCAGGGATTGTGCGGATTGCAGAAGAAAAAGACCTTGGTATCCGGCGTGATGGCCGCTTCGAGGGCGTCCCAGTCGATGACGTAGCGGTCGCCATCCAGACCCATGGGAGCCTTGACCACAGCGCGTTTCTGGAACTTGGGAGCGAAGATGAAGGGCGGGTAGATCGGCGTGGTGGTGAGCACGCTTTCATTGGGCTGGCAAAAGGCTCGGCTGGCCACGTTGAGTCCAACCACCAGGCCCGGCAGCCAGACCAGCCATTCGGCTTCGACCTTCCAACCATACTCGCGCTCCAGCATCTCGATCACGGCCTCGGTGCAGCTGGGTTCCGGGCGGGCGTAGCCAAAGATGCCGTGGTCGATGCGCTCGTGCAGGGCGTCGAGCACGACCTCGGGAGCATGGAAGTCCATGTCGGCCACCCACATCGGGAGGATGTCCTTGCCCTCGTATTTCTGCCACTTCTGGCTGTCGGTCTCGGTACGGTCGTAGACGGTGTCGAAGATGGAAGCTTGTTCGCTCATGCTGACGGGCAGGGAGGCTTATGCGCTCTTTTTTGTAAATCTGAAAATGGCTTCGCCGCGTCCCGACCGCGACTGTGACGAAAAGCGGGAAAGCGAACGGGTCGAATGGGGGTTGAAGTGTGACACATTGACCCTCCTGGCGCGTTGTTTATTTCTCAAGTCGTTGGTTATGAGGAGGAAAGAAGGTTATGGAGAACTGGTATTCTTCGTGCACAAGAGTCGGCATCCAAAACCGGAAAAACGTAAACCCAATCATTTCGACCTAAAGGAGGAAAATACGAATGAACTATCTCAGCCCTTATGCTCACCGACTGAACAACGCCAGCCTGGCAAATGGTTTCGCTTCGTTCGACAAGCAGTTCGAAACGCTCTTCGCGGATCTGCCCAAGCTGTTCGACTTCAGCAAGGAGGAGTTGCTCGGAGCTACCAACCCCACCATCGCCACTCGCTGGTATGAAAACGACGACGCCTACATCGTGCGTCTCGACTTGCCGGGGGTGAAGCGGGGAGACATCGATCTCACCGTCGAGGACGGCCAGGTCGGAGTAGCGGCGAAACGCAAGTTTGCCGGAGCGGGCGAAGAAAACGAAAACGCCTTCGAGTACCGCAAGCAGCTCGATCTGCCTGAGCAGGTGAATGCCGAGAAGATCAGGGCGAGTTATGAGAACGGCGTGCTCAGCCTGACCTTGCCGAAAGCGGAAAAGGCCAAGCCTCGTCGCATCGACGTTTCGTTCAGCTGATCGAAGCGGGAGTTAATCTTAAACCAGGGAGGAAAGCAGCAATGACATTTCTAAATATCGTGAAGAAGAACAAGGCATCGAACGCTTCGCAGCGCGGAGCAGCTACGGCGGTTCGCTACGTCCGACCGCGTTATCGAATCCATGAAACGGATACGGGCTACCAAGCCCAGGTGGATCTGCCGGGAGTTTCCCGAAAGGGACTCGAGGTGAACGTGCAGGATGGGGCGCTGGAGATCGTGGCCAGTCGAGACTGGACGGCGCCCGAAACGTGGCGACAGCTCGGAGGTTCGAGCGAGCAGGGCCTTAGCTATCGGCTTCGGCTCGCGATCGGCGAAGAGATCGACAGCGAAGGCATCAAGGCCGAAGTCGCCAACGGGGTTCTGCATTTGGCGTTGCCTAAGTCGGAAGCTCAGCAGCCGCGAAGGATCGCCATCAACTAGGCGGACGGACCGTCGTCTTAGCCTCGGCAGGGGCTGTCTCCTGCGGCGATACCCATTTAGATGATAGGAGGAGGGCCGGCCCTGCGGAAGCGGGGCCGGTTTTTTCGACGCGTGCTTCTCAGATGTCATGGCGAGCGTCGCCCCGAGAGGAGGGGAGGGAATGGCGGCGTGTTTATGCGCTTGAGTTCGCAAAAAGAGGCAGTTGTCGTACGGGCAATGAACGCCACGCTCCTCCGGGTATTCCTTGCCCTCACCATGTTCGTTTGCCCCGCATTTTTTCTGCAGGCTCAAGTCCCGTCTGCGGAGGAAGCGACGCCAAGCGCCGAGGAGTCCGCGACCGCTGCAGAGGCAAGCGGCGAGCAGGGAGATTCGCCCCGAGCGAGCGAGAATGCGGCGTACGGTTTCTCCGAGCTGAGAAAGGAATCCCTCGACAAGCTCAGCGAGCTGACGGACCTCGATTTCGGCGGAAACTCCGGGCTGCGCCTGGCGATGTTCTTCGTACTGCTGCTCGCGACTTTCGTCATCCGAAAGATCGTGGTGGCGATCTACGTGAGCTGGTTTCACCGCGTTGCGGAACGCACGAGCTGGTCTTTCGACGACAAGCTTATCCCGGCGCTGACGGGACCGATTGGCTGGATGGTCTACGTGGTGGGCTTTTTCCTATCGATCTCGTCTCTGAGCCTTTCCACGGAGGTGGACCTGGTGATCCTGAGAATTTTCCAGGCGTCGACCATGACGGTGCTCTTCTGGGGCTTGCTGCGCGTGGTGGACGTCATGGCGGAGGTCATGGTGGACGTGGCGCGTGAGAGGGACATGGGAGTGTACCATTTCATCCCGCTGATCAAGAAGACGGCGCGCGTCTTCCTGATCGTGATCGCGGTGGTGCTGGTAGTGCAAAATCTCGGCTATTCGGTGGGCTCGTTGCTCGCGGGCATGGGTATCGGCGGCTTGGCCTTGGCCCTGGCGGCCCAGCAGTCGTTGGCCAACTTCTTCGGCTCGGTCTCCATCGTGGCGGATCGACCCTTCAAAGTGGGCGACTGGATTCAGGTCGGCTCGCGCGTCGATGGCGATGTGGAAGAGATCGGCTTGCGCTCCACCAAGGTCAGGACCTGGGCCAAGTCTCAGCTCACCATCCCCAACAAGGTCTTAGCCGACGAGATCATCGAAAACTGGAGCCGCATGCCGAAGCGTCGGGTGAAGCAGACCATCGGCGTCACCTACAGCACCTCGCCCGAGAACATGGAAGGTCTGGTGGAGGACATTCGCAAGCTGCTGCGCGAGGATGATGGCGTGAATCAGGATTTCATTCTGGTCAATTTCACCGACTTCGGAGACAGCGCCCTACAGATCCTGGTCTACTACTTCACCTCCACAACCGCGTGGCTGGAGCACATGGACATTCGCCAGCGCATCAATCTTAAGATCATGAAAGCGGTCCAAGGGCGCGGCTCCTCCATCGCGTTTCCCACCCGCACGGTTCATTTGGAAGGCGTGGGGCTGCAGAAGGAGGAGTCATGATGGCCATTATGGCGGCTGATGGCTGTCGGAATCCCGAATTGCGGGATGTTGGATAAGGGAAAACGCTAAATACTGAAGAATGCTTAACTTAGGCGCTGAGTAAAAATCTTAAAAAAAGCGCTAATTCCCATATTTTTTACACGTGAAGCGTGATATGGTTTGCGAAGATCCCTTATGCTGCTTTTGGTGGTAAGTATGCAGCGGGGATTGCCTATAGATCCTCGATAGCCCTGCGCTAAAATCCACTTTCTTTATGTTGTTTGGGAGAAGTCCGGCCTCTTCGGAGGCCGGGCTTTTATTTTGTCCTCCTGCTGCTTGGGCTTAGGATATGACGGTCGGGAGGATTGGGTCGCCCATGGCGGACGCCTCCTTGGAACGGCTAGCCAGGACGCAGTTAGCCCTGTCGGCGAATCGGCGCTTTCTACACGGCGGTGGCGACGAGCAAGCGATTGAGCTGCAAGCCGGTTTCGGCCCAGAGGCAGCGGAATCCAGCGTTGGCGAACGCGGTTTCGATTTCCATGGAGGTGAATAGGCCCAATCGGTGGGTTTCGTGCAGGTTCACGGTTCGCTCGGCAAGCTCCACCTCGTAGTCGATTTGCAGGACGGAGACTCGGCCGTCGGTTTCGCCCTGGCGCGAGCGAACGATCTGAGCTCCGCTGTCGGGATCGCGGGCGGCGGTCACGTCGATCTGCCCTTCGCGCCATTCCTCGGGGCTGATCCACGGCTCGCACACGACCCAGCCGCCAGCGTTCAAGTGCTTGCGGAAGCAATGGGCGGTGGCTTGCAGCCCCTCCAGCGTTTCCACGTACCCGATGGAGCTGAAAAGGCAGAGCAGGGCGTCGTAGCAGCGGTTGAGCTGGAAGTCGCGCATGTCCGCGAGCTCGAAGCGGGATCGCGGGAGCTTGGTTCTGGCGAGTCGGATGAACTCGGCTTCGATATCGATGCCATCGACATCGTAGGGCCTCAGCTTGACCAGCTGCAACGCGTGCTCCCCGGTGCCGCAGCCGACGTCGAGCAGGCGGGTGGGGCGAGGGACGCGTTTTCCCAGAAGGTAGTCGAGGCGCCGCGCCTCCGCCGCGTAGTCCTTTCGGTCGCGGTAGATGGCATCGTAGAAAGCGGCGCTTTTGTGAAACATTTGGGCAAGTCTATCCGTATGCGTTTTAAGCTCAATAGGTAAGGAAGCTTTCCTTGCTTAAGCGTCTGGACTTCGAAGGGGTCATGACCATAGTTGTGCCTCCGATTGCGGAGGGCTCTAGTCGTCCAAAGCGGAACCTTCTGAACTCCTCGCCGATCCAACCGATACAACATCAACCCAAGCTTTATGTTCAGGTCCCAATTTTTTCGTAACCGTCTGACCATCCATTTTTTAACCTTGTTCTTAACCGCTGTCTTCGCTGCCAATGCCACTAGAGGCGGGACGGTCGTCCCTTCCGAAGACTGGGAGGACGACTATGATCCCATCGCCAGCCCTGACGCCGTGGTGGGCGGAGAGGTTAAAATAGCTCTTGGACCCTATCCCAGTAGTTTCAACGCGATAACGAACTACACCTATCAGAGCATCACGGTGTTCAATCTCTTGTTCGATACCTTGATGGACAATGACCCCATTTCCTTGGAGTGGCGTCCGAAGATAGCCGACAAGATTGAAGTTTCGGACGACAAGTTAGAATTCACCGTGTATTTGAATCCCAATGCCCGCTGGAGTGACGGCGAGCCTATCACCTCAGCTGACTTCAAGTTTACCTTGGATACGATTATGGACCCAAACAATATCGTGGGACCGTGGAGAAATGCGTATCAGGAATTTGAAGACCCGGTGATCATTGACGATCATACATTCAGTATTCGAGCGACTGAATTGCACTGGAGAAATCTTAACGCGATCGCTGGGTTCGTTCTGTTGCCGAAGCATTACTTCCAAGGCAAAGACTTCAACAAGCAGAACTTTGAATTTCCGGTGGTTTCCGGTCGCTACGAGCTGGTTGAGATCAAGGAGGGGATTTCGATTCGGTTCGACCGCCGCGATGACTGGTGGCTTGAGGATCAAAAGCGCTATCAAGGAGTAAGCAATTTCCAATCGATCGAATATCGATTTTACCCAGATCGTGAACTTGTGTTCGAATCCTTCATGAAGGGCGAGGTTGACCTATTTACGCAGTTGACCGCTACCATCTGGTCAGAGAGAGCCAAGGGCGAACCGTTCGAGAAAAACTGGATTGTCAAGCAAGCGGTCTACAACAAGGAGCCCGTTCCTTACCAGGGGTTTGCTATCAATATGCGCCGCGCCCCATACGACGATAAGCGTGTGCGCCAGGCCCTATGCCATCTGCTTGATCGAGAGCGTATCAATGAAACCATGATGCATGGTCACTACTTCCTCTTGCAGTCTTACGCGACCGAGCTCTACGGGGAGGATAACCCGAATCCGAATCCCGCGTACGACTTCAACCCCGAAAAGGCTCGCAAGTTGCTCGCTGAAGCCGGCTGGAAAGTAGATCCATCAGATGGAAAGCTGAAAAAAGATGGCAAACCGTTTGTCATCAATTTTCTACTACGTGCGCCAGAATGGTCCAAGTATCTAGTCGTATACCAGGAAGCCCTGAAGGATGTCGGCATCGATATGGAGATAAAGATGACTGACTGGGCAGGATGGACAAAGGAGATGGATGAATTCAATTTCGAGATGACGCTCGAGGCGTGGGGCGTGCCTGTCTTTAGAGATCCCGAAGGGGCTTGGCATTCCAAGCAAGCTAACGAAAAGGGCGGCAACAACCATAGCGGTCTACAAAGTCCTGAGGTTGACGCCTTGATCGAAAAGCAAAAGAGCGTTTTTGATGTCAGCGAGCGAAATGACATCCTAAGGCAAATCGATGCCATCGTTTATGACGAGGTGCCTATGGTCCTTGCGTGGATGGTCGATTACAAACGGCTCTTTTACTGGAATAAGTTTGGAATGCCTGACACTGTTCTGGACAAGTATAACGATGAAGAAGCAGCTTATCACTATTGGTGGATCGATCCTGATCAGGAAGCGGATCTTGAAAATGCGATGGCGACTGGCGAAGCTTTGCCTCCGAGACCGAGTAAAGTCTACTTCGAAGAAATGTATCACGGCGAGTAGTCGTTTCGCGTACGCATGAGTGAGAGACTCGCCTACCTTGTTCGTCGCCTTCTATTGGTCATTCCGACCTTTATAGGGATAACGCTCGCATCCTTTCTTCTTTGTCAGTTCGTCCCTGGAGGACCTGTTGAGCAGGCTATGCTTAAGATGCGTGGTGATGGTTCAGCTTCAGGGGCTTTGGGCACGGAGCAGGTCACCGAAGCTCAGCGACAAGCGATCGTTGAGCACTTCGGTTTCGATAAGCCGATCTTAGTGCGCTACTGGGATTGGCTTGTGATAAACAAGATGGGTATGACGGTCGATTCGTATGTTTACAACAACAAGACTGTTGGCCAGTTGATCGTGGATCGGTTCCCTGTTTCGCTTACCTTTGGGATTGTCGGATTCCTGCTTACCTACGTTGTCTGCATACCATTGGGGATCGCGAAGGCATTGCGAAATGGGAGTGGATTCGACTTTGCTTCCAGTGTGTTGGTGTTTATTGGATACGCGATTCCCGCCTTTGCCTTTGGCATGTTGCTTAAGCTTTTCTTTTCTGGAATGTCTCCACATTTTTGGGACATATTCCCAGCAGGGGGATTTCGATCTGCGGATTGGGATAAGTTGACTTTGGTGCAAAAGATATGGGACCAAGCTCGGCACATGTTCCTCCCGGTACTTTGCTACATTATCGGGAACTTCGCTGTTTTGACCTTGCTGATGAAAAACTCGCTACTTGATCAAATTGGTCACGACTACGTCCGTACTGTTGTAGCTCGTGGTGGAAACATGCAGATGGCGGTTTGGAAGCATGCGTTGCGAAATTCGCTCATTCCCATTGCGACCGGTTTTGGCAGTGTTTTTTCCATCATGTTCGCGGGATCGGTGTTGATCGAACGTGTTTTCAATATTCCGGGAATTGGACTGTTGAGCTTGGATGCGATCGTTTCACGCGACTACATGGTGTTCATGGGGATCCTTGCTTTGACTTCGATCGTCGGTCTGGTTGGCCGGATTTTTTCAGACTTTTGCTACATGCTGATCGATCCGAGAATCTCATTCTCTAAAGACTAGCGGCGTATGTGGAAGCCCAAGCTTAACCCAATCACTCGGAAGCGCCTTCATCGCTTTCGCTCCCTAAAGAGAGCGTATCGATCATTCTGGATCTTGGTCGCTCTCTACGTTTGCAGCATGTTGGCGGACGTTCTATGCAACGATAGGCCGCTCTACGTAAAGTTCGAAGGTGAATCTTATTTCCCCATTTTCGCTTATTATCCCGATGACCTTTTCACAGGGAGCGGTTTGCAGACTCGACCGGATTACAAGCGAATCTCCGAATCGGAGGCTTTTGCCGCAGAGACCGGAAACTACATGGTCTTTCCTCCTGTTCCGTATGGACCGTTCGAAACCTTGGAGGCCTCTAGTATTGAAGCGGATGATACGGTTTGGATAGAGATTCGTCGAGATCAACGCGTTGCATCTGTGAACATTGATAGCGATTGGACGGTTGCGAGAGCTCAAGGCTTGGAGGTTCTGTTTGATGGAATTGATCGTAGGTCAGTCCGCTCTTCTCCGGTGGATGATTACTGGAAACTGTCATCGGGAATGAAGGAGGCCATTCTTGCTCGTCTAGCGAATGATAGGGATCTGGATACGTACTCCGAAAATGTGATGCTGAGCAATGGAATGGAAGCGGAAGCAAGCCTCTCGCCTTACAGCGTTCGTAGCCGAGAGCCTGATTCCATTCGTGTCACCATTCGTGAAAGTGTGAAGCGTTCAAAGCCTATCAGGTTGGCCTATCTTCAAGGTGACGTTTTACAACCGCCTCCATTCTGGACTGAATTGAGTTCGCAGGTTCGTGAGTTGATAGTCGACAAGGCGGATGAGCGAATGGAAAGAAGCGTATCTGAGTCTAGCTTCGAAATCGACGGACTTACTTACGTAGCAAAATTCGAAAAAGAGGACGTTCATTTTCCGTTTCGACCGACGAGCAATCACTGGTTTGGTTTGGATAGTTCGGGGCGCGACGTGCTCGTTCGTATTCTTTACGGATTACGCATCTCCTTGAATTTCGGTATCGCTCTCGTGATAACGACGATGGTGGTTGGTGTATTGGTCGGCGGACTACAGGGCTACTATGGGGGCAAGTTTGATCTGGTTGGCCAGCGCTTTATCGAGATATGGGAGGCGTTGCCTTTTCTCTACATTATGATTTTCATGGGGTCGATCTTCGGTCAAAGCTTCCTATTGTTGCTGGTCATCTACGGGGTATTCAACTGGATCGGGATTTCCTATTACATGCGTGGCGAGTTCCTGAAGTTGCGCAAACAACCCTTTGTAGAGGCGGCGCGTTGCCTGGGCTTGCCAGACGGGAAGATAATGTTGCGCCACATTCTGCCGAACGGACTTGTGCCGGTCATCACCTTTTTCCCTTTTTCATTGGTGGGGGCGATTTTCGCTTTGTCGGCCTTGGATTTTCTTGGGTTTGGCATGCCTCCGCCAACACCCAGCTGGGGCGAAATGCTTTCCCAAGCCCAGGAATTCAAGTATGCTTGGTGGCTGGTGCTGTATCCATCGCTCGCTCTATTCGTGGTGATTTTGTTGGGGGTTTTCGTTGGCGAAGGTATCAGAGCCGCGTTCGATCCGAGAGTGAATAGCAGATTTGAATCATGAGTGAATCGAAGGAAAAGCTGCTAGTCGTCGAAGACTTGAACATCGAATTTCGAACAGAGGATCAAATCGTTCGAGCGGTTGATGGTCTTTCGTTTCACGTGAACGAAGGAGAGATTCTCGGTATTGTTGGAGAATCAGGTAGTGGAAAATCGGTTACAGGAATGAGCTTGCTACGCTTGATCCCTGTTCCCATTGGGAGGATTGTATCTGGCAGAGCATTGTTTCGTGGACGTGATCTTCTAAGCCTGCCGATCAAGGAACTCAAATCGATCAGAGGCAAAGAGATCGGCATCATCTTCCAGGAGCCGATGACCGCGCTCTCTCCGCTCATGACCGTGGGCAAGCAGTTTGTCGAAACCTTGCAGCTTCATTTCGACTTGAGTCCGGAGGAGGCTTGGAAACGCTCGGTAGGCTGGCTTGAGAAGGTGGGCATTCCCGAGCCGGAGGAGCGCATGAACAGCTATCCGTTCCAGTTCTCCGGCGGCATGCGCCAGCGTGTGATGATCGCCATGACGTTGATGTTGGAGCCCTCGCTGATCATCGCCGACGAACCGACTACCGCTTTGGACGTGACTACGCAGCGGCAGATTTTCGAACTGATCCTGCGCGTGCGAAGCGAGAAGAGCGCCATCATCTTCATAACCCATGACATGGGCGTGATCTGGCAGCTTTGCGATCGAGTGATGGTGATGGAGAAGTCCCGCAAGGTGGAGGAGGGCGAGCTGCGCCAGATATTCGGCGCTCCTGTCGAACCATACACGAAAACCTTGCTACGAGCGGTGCCGCGTCTGAACGACGAACCGAGAAAGCGGCCCGTGGCGGTGCAAGACGAGCCGCTGCTTCAGGTGAGGGATCTGCGGACCTGGTTTCCGATCAAGAAAGGCATTTTCTCGCGAACCGTGGGTCATGTGAAGGCGGTCGACGAAGTGAGCTTCACGGTGAGACAGGGAGAGACCTTGGCGTTGGTAGGCGAAAGCGGCAGCGGCAAGAGCACCATCGGGCGTACCATCCTTGGCCTCGAAAAGGCTCAAGGCGGCTCAATCCTCTATCGCGGTCAGGAGCTGTTGGGGTTGAACCGAAAGGCGTTTCTTCCTCATCGGCGAAACCTTCAGGTCGTCTTCCAGGATCCGTTTAGCTCGCTCAATCCGCGTTTGACGGTGCTGGACATTTTGACCGAAGGACTCGAGCACCACGGATTGCTTCAAGGCGAGGCGAAGACTGACATCGCGGCTCGCCTGATGGAGGAGGTAGGTCTCAAGGCGGACCAGATCTTCCGTTACCCGCACGAGTTCAGCGGCGGACAGCGCCAGCGCATTTGCATTGCTCGGGCGATCTCGCTCAAGCCGGAGTTCGTCATTCTCGACGAAGCGGTCAGCGCTTTGGACGTCACCATCCAGGCCCAGGTGATCGATTTGCTGATGGAGTTGCAGGACCGTCTGAATCTGTCCTACCTTTTCATTTCTCATGACTTGAGTGTAGTGAAACGCATTTCCGATCGGACCATCGTGCTGCGAAAAGGAAAAATCGTCGAACAAGGCGAGACGCAGCAGGTCATCGGAGATCCGCAGCATGACTACACCCAACGCCTGCTTCAGGCAGTGCCCATACCCGGCGACGAGAGTTGCCGTCTGGTGATCTAAACATGCCTAAACCGCGACTTTTCGAATCCAAAAACCGTATCCGCCCATGAAATCACTTCTCGTCCTCGCCCTTTCTCTTTCGCTGAGCGTCTCGGCTTTCGCTGGCTACAAGCTGGTGCAGCCGCCGCTGCCGGACGATCCCATGCAGGTCCACATCTACCAGCTCGACAACGGGTTGACAGTGTACCTCACGGAGAATCACGAGACGCCGACCTTCCGTTCCGAGATCACGGTTCGCGCGGGATCCAAGGATGATCCCGCTGACGCCACTGGTTTGGCCCACTATCTGGAGCACCTGCTTTTCAAGGGGAACCACAAGCTCGGCACTTCCGACTGGGAGGCTGAGAAGGCCCACATCGACCGCATCGCTGAGCTCTACGAGCAGCATTTCAACGAAGAGGATCCGGAGAAGCGGGCGGAAATCTATCAGAAGATCAACGAGGAGTCCCAGCTCGCGTCTCAGTACGCCATACCCAGCGAGTTCGATACCTTGATCTCTTCCATGGGTGGCAGCGGCATAAACGCCTACACCGCTCCGGACCGTACCGTCTATCTGGAGGAGCTTCCCTCCAATCGGCTCGAGCAGTGGGCCATGCTGGAGTCGAACCGATTCCAGAACCCGGTCTTTCGACTGTTTCAGCCCGAGCTGGAAATCGTCTACGAGGAAAAGAACCGGGCCATGGACAACAAGGACGTGCTGTTGCGCGAAGCCTTGTTCGAGCAGCTCTACGGCGAGCACCCCTACGGATCGCAGACCGCCTTGGGCTCGATCGAGCATCTGAAGAAGCCGTCGCTTAAGAAGATCCACGAATTCTTCGACGCCTATTACGTGGCCAACAACATGGCGATCGGCCTATCAGGAGACTTCGAAATCGAAGAGGCCATCGAGATCGTGGACAAGTATTTCTCGTCGTGGAAATCTGGAGACGTTCCGGAGTTCGATCGTCCCATGCCGGCTCCTATCACGGAGAAGAAAAGCGTCTCCATCACCTACCCAGGAGAGGAGAACGTGATCATCGGATTCGATACCGCGCCCGTGAAAAGCGAAGACGAGGCGGCCCTGAAACTGGTCGACATGATTCTCGACAACGCCAGCGCCGGCTTGATCAACCTGAATCTGAACCAGCAGCAGCGCGTTGCGAGGGCAGGCTCGTTCCCGTACTTTAGAAACGATGCAGGGAGCCAGTTCCTCTATGGAGCGCCTAAGGAGGGTCAGACGCTCGAAGAGGTGGAAGCCTTGCTTCTCGAGCAGCTCGAGATCCTGAAGAAGGGCGAATTCGAAGATTGGATACTGCCCGCGATCGTGACCGATTTC of the Pelagicoccus sp. SDUM812003 genome contains:
- a CDS encoding ABC transporter permease subunit, giving the protein MSERLAYLVRRLLLVIPTFIGITLASFLLCQFVPGGPVEQAMLKMRGDGSASGALGTEQVTEAQRQAIVEHFGFDKPILVRYWDWLVINKMGMTVDSYVYNNKTVGQLIVDRFPVSLTFGIVGFLLTYVVCIPLGIAKALRNGSGFDFASSVLVFIGYAIPAFAFGMLLKLFFSGMSPHFWDIFPAGGFRSADWDKLTLVQKIWDQARHMFLPVLCYIIGNFAVLTLLMKNSLLDQIGHDYVRTVVARGGNMQMAVWKHALRNSLIPIATGFGSVFSIMFAGSVLIERVFNIPGIGLLSLDAIVSRDYMVFMGILALTSIVGLVGRIFSDFCYMLIDPRISFSKD
- a CDS encoding ABC transporter ATP-binding protein translates to MSESKEKLLVVEDLNIEFRTEDQIVRAVDGLSFHVNEGEILGIVGESGSGKSVTGMSLLRLIPVPIGRIVSGRALFRGRDLLSLPIKELKSIRGKEIGIIFQEPMTALSPLMTVGKQFVETLQLHFDLSPEEAWKRSVGWLEKVGIPEPEERMNSYPFQFSGGMRQRVMIAMTLMLEPSLIIADEPTTALDVTTQRQIFELILRVRSEKSAIIFITHDMGVIWQLCDRVMVMEKSRKVEEGELRQIFGAPVEPYTKTLLRAVPRLNDEPRKRPVAVQDEPLLQVRDLRTWFPIKKGIFSRTVGHVKAVDEVSFTVRQGETLALVGESGSGKSTIGRTILGLEKAQGGSILYRGQELLGLNRKAFLPHRRNLQVVFQDPFSSLNPRLTVLDILTEGLEHHGLLQGEAKTDIAARLMEEVGLKADQIFRYPHEFSGGQRQRICIARAISLKPEFVILDEAVSALDVTIQAQVIDLLMELQDRLNLSYLFISHDLSVVKRISDRTIVLRKGKIVEQGETQQVIGDPQHDYTQRLLQAVPIPGDESCRLVI
- a CDS encoding extracellular solute-binding protein; protein product: MFRSQFFRNRLTIHFLTLFLTAVFAANATRGGTVVPSEDWEDDYDPIASPDAVVGGEVKIALGPYPSSFNAITNYTYQSITVFNLLFDTLMDNDPISLEWRPKIADKIEVSDDKLEFTVYLNPNARWSDGEPITSADFKFTLDTIMDPNNIVGPWRNAYQEFEDPVIIDDHTFSIRATELHWRNLNAIAGFVLLPKHYFQGKDFNKQNFEFPVVSGRYELVEIKEGISIRFDRRDDWWLEDQKRYQGVSNFQSIEYRFYPDRELVFESFMKGEVDLFTQLTATIWSERAKGEPFEKNWIVKQAVYNKEPVPYQGFAINMRRAPYDDKRVRQALCHLLDRERINETMMHGHYFLLQSYATELYGEDNPNPNPAYDFNPEKARKLLAEAGWKVDPSDGKLKKDGKPFVINFLLRAPEWSKYLVVYQEALKDVGIDMEIKMTDWAGWTKEMDEFNFEMTLEAWGVPVFRDPEGAWHSKQANEKGGNNHSGLQSPEVDALIEKQKSVFDVSERNDILRQIDAIVYDEVPMVLAWMVDYKRLFYWNKFGMPDTVLDKYNDEEAAYHYWWIDPDQEADLENAMATGEALPPRPSKVYFEEMYHGE
- a CDS encoding ABC transporter permease subunit gives rise to the protein MLADVLCNDRPLYVKFEGESYFPIFAYYPDDLFTGSGLQTRPDYKRISESEAFAAETGNYMVFPPVPYGPFETLEASSIEADDTVWIEIRRDQRVASVNIDSDWTVARAQGLEVLFDGIDRRSVRSSPVDDYWKLSSGMKEAILARLANDRDLDTYSENVMLSNGMEAEASLSPYSVRSREPDSIRVTIRESVKRSKPIRLAYLQGDVLQPPPFWTELSSQVRELIVDKADERMERSVSESSFEIDGLTYVAKFEKEDVHFPFRPTSNHWFGLDSSGRDVLVRILYGLRISLNFGIALVITTMVVGVLVGGLQGYYGGKFDLVGQRFIEIWEALPFLYIMIFMGSIFGQSFLLLLVIYGVFNWIGISYYMRGEFLKLRKQPFVEAARCLGLPDGKIMLRHILPNGLVPVITFFPFSLVGAIFALSALDFLGFGMPPPTPSWGEMLSQAQEFKYAWWLVLYPSLALFVVILLGVFVGEGIRAAFDPRVNSRFES